Proteins co-encoded in one Taeniopygia guttata chromosome 4, bTaeGut7.mat, whole genome shotgun sequence genomic window:
- the PCM1 gene encoding pericentriolar material 1 protein isoform X9 produces MATGGGPFEEGMNDQDLPSWTNESLDDRLNNTDWGGQQKKANRSSEKNKKKLSGEGETRLTNDISPESSPGMERRKTRTSHSFPHARYMTQMSVPEQAELERLKQRINFSDLDQRSIGSDSQGRATAANNKRQLNESKKPFNFLSLQINTNKSKDPASGSQKKEGGVSAQCKELFGAALSKDLLQNCQVSAQEDGRGEQAMDSSQIVSRLVQIRDYIAKASSMRDDLVEKNERSANVERLSHLIDDLKEQEKSYLKFLQKMLARDPQQEAKEELENLKKQHDLLKRMLQQQEELKALQGRQAALLALQHKAEQAIAVLDDSVVTETTGSVSGVSLTSELNEELNDLIQRFHNQLHDSQTQSVPDNRRQAESLSLTREISQSRNSSMSEHQSDEKAQLFNKMRMLQGKKQKMDKLLGELHTLRDQHLNNSSFFPASGSPQRSVDQRSTTSAASGPVGIATVVNGETNSLASAPYPPDSLVSQNESEEDENLNPTEKLQKLNEVRKRLNELRELVHYYEQTSDMMTDAVNENTKEEEETEESESDSEHEDPQPVTNIRNPQGISSWSEINSNSNVQCGTNNRDGRHLNTDCEINNRSAANIRTLKMSSALDCHNRENDKHLDLPQGEDDEVEEDRVSEDSMSSHRSSLADVAGDAEFEQKINRLIAAKQKLRQLQNLAAMVQDDDPEPQGAIANASNISDLLGEVEETKQQPNNVRASSNKLKKDVRLNEKAREKFYEAKLQQQQRELKQLQEERRKLFEIQEKIQVLQKACPDLQLSAGLGNCPANRQTSQATSTPAMNERNTAGKPLFVCDESVPVGSELWSEMRRHEILREELRQRRKQLEALMAEDQRRRELAETISTVAASVKSEGSEAQCIPQQSRTEKTMATWGGSTQCALEEENGDEDGYLSDGVGQAEEEEEDASSLNDSFSVYPNNNIPENGYFVKGSKDRWKNCRPLSADGNYRPVSKTRQQQNISMRRQENFRWMSEFSYVEEKERWQEQINQLKKQHEFSVSICQTLMQDQQTLSCLLQTLLTGPYNMMPNNLASSQINLIMHQLNQCYTQLNWQQNNVQRLKQMLSDLMQQQEQCQEKPSRKERGSSAPPPPSPVFCPFNYPPQPVNLFSIPGFTNFSSFAPGINCNPVFPCGFGDFAHNVSPRSSEQQGQQHPLDPNTSGKTEYMAFPKPFESSSSNGGEKQRRNHRQPEEEMEKRSTWLDDSQEMKKDDQSQLNAGFAVSVQNIASGHKSQCDMNRKREFDEESLESFSSMPDPIDPTTVTKTFRSRKASAQASLASKDKTPKSKNKRKNSSQLKGRIKNTGYESASASSVCEPCKNTKSRHSDDVVHAKVFSKRNQEQLEKIIKYSRSTEMSSETGSDLSMFEALRDTIYSEVATLISQNESRPHFLIELFHELQLLNTDYLRQRALYALQDIVTRHLCEKNEKGKCAKSLNSATWVASNSELTPSESLASTDDETFGKNFSTEACQNCEQPDADNGSTMSTSSNFEPFATDDLGPGTGECQSVPQSGDVSSVPCPRIDTQQLDRQIKAIMKEVIPFLKEHMDEVCSSQLLISVRRMVLTLTQQNDESKEFVKFFHKQLGSILQDSLAKFAGRKLKDCGEDLLVEISEVLFNELAFFKLMQDLDNNSISVKQRCKRKIETTEVMQSYAKEAKKGLQVDVCSSVEDVDEDKDKDETETAKQVPDSEVCAGNGVPESIRSDASDQEEDEESESGPVAISLSKAETQALTNYGSGEDENEDEEIEFEEGPVDVQTSLQASSETTENEQTSNQELSKAKSSEILSSEQEPVNVKGEQDVAAAVHDYLSVMENTPDLTVNSPESFITATVKTEGSSSSLAVNETQTPDTTCAENKSAASSESSMAGSPDTESPVLVNEYEPGSGNVSQKSDEDDFVKVEDLPLKLAVYSEADIMKKMETEAQTKSLSDELLDGDGAQDQELVGDAQTLKEPEIFGAQNA; encoded by the exons ATGGCAACAGGAGGTGGTCCCTTTGAAGAAGGCATGAATGATCAGGACTTGCCCAGCTGGACCAATGAGAGCCTTGATGACCGGCTGAACAACACG GACTGGGGAGGTCaacagaagaaagcaaacagatcttcagagaaaaacaagaaaaagcttAGTGGGGAAGGTGAAACAAGACTTACTAATGACATATCTCCAGAGTCTTCACCGGGAATGGAACGACGCAAGACCAGAACTTCTCATAGCTTTCCTCATGCTCGATACATGACTCAGATGTCTGTTCCAGAGCAGGCTGAACTTGAAAGGCTTAAACAAAGAATTAACTTCAGTGATCTGGATCAG AGAAGCATTGGAAGTGATTCTCAAGGCAGGGCAACGGCTGCTAATAACAAACGTCAActtaatgaaagcaaaaaaccaTTCAACTTCCTGTCACTGCAGATTAACACTAACAAAAGCAAAGATCCTGCCTCAGGTTCCCAAAAAAAGGAAGGTGGGGTATCAGCGCAATGTAAAGAGTTGTTTGGTGCTGCTCTAAGCAAGGATTTATTGCAAAATTGTCAAGTGTCTGCTCAAGAAGATGGAAGGGGAGAACAAGCGATGGATAGTAGCCAG ATTGTGAGCAGACTAGTTCAGATTCGCGACTATATTGCTAAGGCCAGCTCCATGCGGGATGATCTTgtagagaaaaatgaaagatcGGCCAATGTTGAGCGTTTATCACACCTTATAGATGACCTTAAAGAGCAGGAGAAATCCTATCTGAAATTTTTGCAAAAGATGCTT GCCAGAGATCCTCAACAGGAAGCTAAGGAAGAGTTGGAGAACTTGAAGAAACAGCATGATTTATTGAAAAGAATGCTACAACAGCAGGAGGAATTAAAGGCTCTTCAAGGAAGACAGGCAGCTCTTCTTGCTTTGCAGCATAAAGCAGAGCAAGCCATTGCTGTCCTGGATGATTCTG TTGTAACAGAAACTACAGGTAGTGTTTCAGGAGTGAGTCTTACATCAGAACTGAACGAAGAATTGAATGACTTAATTCAACGCTTTCACAACCAACTTCATGATTCACAG ACACAGTCTGTGCCTGACAATAGAAGGCAAGCAGAAAGCCTTTCACTTACCAGAGAGATTTCACAAAGCAGAAACTCTTCAATGTCTGAACACCAGTCAGATGAGAAGGCACAGCTTTTCAACAAGATGCGAATGTTGCAGGGTAAAAAGCAAAAGATGGACAAACTATTAGGAGAACTTCATACACTTCGTGACCAGCATCTAAATAACTCTTCCT tttttccTGCTTCAGGTTCTCCTCAAAGGAGTGTTGATCAAAGAAGTACAACTTCAGCTGCTTCTGGTCCTGTAGGCATAGCAACTGTTGTCAATGGTGAAACAAATAGTCTGGCATCTGCTCCCTATCCTCCTGATTCCCTGGTTTCTCAGAATGAGAGTGAAGAGGATGAAAATCTAAATCCAACAGAAAAGCTTCA gaAGCTAAATGAGGTTCGTAAGAGACTGAATGAGTTACGTGAGTTAGTTCACTACTATGAGCAGACATCTGATATGATGACAGATGCTGTGAATGAAAACActaaggaggaggaagaaacagaagaatCAGAAAGTGATTCTGAACATGAAGATCCACAGCCTGTTACAAATATTAG AAACCCTCAAGGAATCAGTAGTTGGAGTGAAATAAATAGCAACTCAAATGTACAGTGTGGAACTAATAACAGAGATGGAAGACATCTTAATACAGACTGTGAAATAAACAACCGATCTGCTGCTAATATAAGGACTCTAAAAATGTCTTCTGCTTTAG ACTGTCATAATAGGGAGAATGACAAACACCTCGATCTACCCCAAGGTGAAGATGATGAAGTGGAAGAAGATCGAGTTAGTGAAGATTCCATGTCTAGTCACAGAAGCAGCCTGGCTGATGTGGCTGGAGATGCCGAGTTTGAGCAGAAGATCAATAGGCTTATAGCTGCAAAACAGAAGCTTAGACAGTTACAAAACCTTGCTGCTATGGTGCAG GATGATGATCCAGAACCTCAAGGAGCAATTGCAAATGCATCTAATATTAGTGACTTGTTGGGTGAGGTGGAAGAGACAAAGCAACAACCAAACAATGTCCGAGCAAGTTCCAACAAGTTAAAAAAAGATGTGCGACTGAATGAAAAAGCAAG AGAGAAGTTCTATGAAGCTaaacttcagcagcagcaaagggagCTTAAGCAGTtacaagaagaaagaagaaaactgtttgaaatccaggaaaaaattcAAGTGTTACAGAAAGCTTGTCCTGACCTTCAA tTGTCAGCTGGCCTGGGTAACTGCCCAGCAAATAGACAGACTTCACAAGCAACATCAACTCCAGCCATGAATGAGCGTAACACAGCTGGCAAGCCTTTATTTGTGTGTGATGAATCTGTACCAGTAGGCAGTGAG TTATGGTCTGAGATGAGAAGACATGAGATTTTAAGAGAAGAACTGCGACAGAGAAGAAAGCAACTTGAAGCTTTAATGGCTGAAGATCAGAGAAGGAGAGAGCTTGCAGAAACAATATCTACGGTTGCTGCATCTGTTAAAAGTGAGGGGTCAGAAGCTCAGTGTAttccacagcagagcaggactgAAAA GACAATGGCTACGTGGGGAGGTTCTACCCAGTGTGCCCTAGAGGAAGAAAACGGAGATGAAGATGGTTATCTCTCTGATGGAGTTGGTCAGgcagaagaagaggaagaagatgcATCAAGTTTGAATGACAGTTTCTCTGTTTATCCCAATAACAACATACCGGAAAATGGATATTTTGTTAAAGGAAGCAAAGATAG GTGGAAAAATTGCCGTCCCCTTTCAGCAGATGGAAATTATCGTCCAGTGTCTAAGACCAGGCAACAGCAAAACATAAGTATGCGGCGTCAGGAGAATTTTCGGTGGATGTCTGAGTTTTCCTATGTGGAAGAAAAGGAACGATGGCAAGAGCAGATCAATCAGTTGAAGAAACAGCATGAGTTTAGTGTCAGCATTTGTCAAACTTTGATGCAGGATCAGCAG ACTCTCTCTTGCCTTCTACAGACCTTGCTCACAGGCCCCTACAACATGATGCCAAATAATCTTGCATCTTCACAAATAAATCTTATTATGCATCAATTAAACCAGTGTTACACTCAACTGAATTGGCAGCAGAATAATGTCCAAAG gttGAAACAAATGTTAAGTGATCTTATGCAGCAGCAAGAACAGTGTCAAGAGAAACCATCAAGAAAGGAGAGAGGTAGTAGTGCACCTCCACCTCCATCTCCTGTTTTCTGTCCATTCAACTACCCTCCACAACCTGTGAACCTCTTTAGTATTCCAGGATTTactaatttttcttcctttgctccAG GTATTAACTGTAATCCAGTGTTCCCATGTGGTTTCGGAGATTTTGCACATAATGTTTCTCCACGCAGCAGTGAGCAGCAGGGGCAACAACATCCTCTAGATCCTAATACTTCCGGGAAAACTGAGTACATGGCATTCCCCAAACCCTTTGAAAGCAGTTCCTCTAatggaggagaaaaacaaag gaGGAATCATAGACAGCCTGaagaggaaatggagaaaagatCAACTTGGCTTGATGATAGCCAAGAAATGAAGAAAGATGATCAGTCTCAGCTGAATGCAGGTTTTGCAGTTTCAGTACAAAACATTGCTTCTGGTCATAAAAGTCAGTGTGATATGAACCGGAAAAGAGAGTTTGATGAAGAGTCTTTGGAGAGTTTCAGTAGCATGCCTGATCCAATAGACCCAACTACTGTGACAAAGACATTTAGATCTAGAAAAGCATCAGCACAAGCAAGCCTGGCATCAAAAGATAAAACGCCCAAATCCAAGAATAAGAGGAAGAATTCTTCTCAGCTAAAAGgcagaattaaaaatactg GTTATGAAAGTGCAAGTGCTTCTAGTGTGTGTGAACCCTGCAAGAACACTAAAAGCAGACACTCTGATGATGTCGTTCATGCAAAGGTGTTCAGCAAAAGGAATCAGGAAcaattggaaaaaataataaaatacagtaGATCTACAGAAATGTCTTCAG aaaCTGGTAGTGATCTTTCTATGTTTGAAGCTTTGCGAGACACAATTTATTCTGAAGTGGCAACTCTTATTTCTCAAAATGAGTCTCGTCCCCACTTTCTTATTGAACTTTTCCACGAGCTTCAGCTGCTAAATACAGATTATCTGAGGCAAAGGGCTCTATATGCTTTACAG GATATAGTGACCAGACATTTAtgtgagaaaaatgaaaaaggaaagtgTGCAAAATCACTGAATTCTGCAACATGGGTGGCATCAAATTCTGAACTCACTCCTAGTGAAAGTCTTGCCTCTACAGATGAT GAAACTTTTGGCAAGAACTTTTCTACAGAAGCATGTCAAAATTGTGAACAACCTGATGCAGACAATGGCAGTACTATGTCTACTTCTTCAAATTTTGAACCGTTTGCCACTGATGACCTGG gTCCAGGTACTGGTGAATGTCAGTCTGTGCCACAGTCAGGTGATGTTTCTTCAGTTCCGTGTCCTCGTATAGATACTCAGCAGCTTGACCGGCAGATTAAAGCAATTATGAAAGAGGTCATTCCTTTTCTCAAG GAACACATGGATGAAGTGTGCTCTTCTCAATTACTGATATCAGTAAGACGTATGGTCTTGACTCTTACGCAGCAAAATGATGAAAGTAAAGAATTTGTGAAGTTCTTTCATAAGCAGCTTGGCAGTATACTTCAG GATTCACTGGCGAAATTTGCTGGTAGAAAATTAAAAGATTGTGGGGAGGATCTTCTTGTGGAGATCTCTGAAGTGTTATTCAATGAATTAGCCTTTTTTAAACTCATGCAAGACTTGGATAACAACAGTATTTCTGTAAAGCAGAGATGTAAACGAAAAATAGAAACCACTGAAGTAATGCAGTCTTATGCTAAAgag GCAAAAAAAGGTCTCCAGGTGGATGTTTGTTCTTCTGTTGAAGATGTCGATGAGGACAAA GACAAGGATGAGACTGAAACTGCTAAACAAGTACCGGACTCAGAAGTGTGTGCTGGTAACGGAGTGCCTGAAAGTATTAGATCTGATGCATCTGATcaagaggaagatgaggaaaGTGAAAGTGGTCCAGTGGCAATAA GTTTATCAAAAGCAGAAACTCAAGCTCTGACTAACTATGGCAGTGGAGAAGATGAAAATGAAGATGAAGAAATAGAATTTGAGGAAGGACCTGTTGATGTGCAAACATCATTACAAGCCAGCAGTGAAACAACTGAAAATGAACAG ACTTCAAACCAAGAATTGAGTAAGGCAAAAAGCAGTGAGATTTTGTCATCAGAACAAGAGCCTGTTAATGTTAAAG GTGAACAAgatgtggctgcagctgtgcacGATTACCTCAGTGTCATGGAGAATACACCAGATTTAACAGTGAATTCCCCAGAATCCTTTATAACAGCCACTGTGAAAACTGAAGGATCAAGCTCATCTTTGGCAGTGAATGAAACTCAAACACCAGATACCACATGTGCAGAAAACAAATCTGCTGCAAGTTCTGAAAGCTCCATGGCTGGAAGCCCTGATACAGAGTCACCTGTGCTAGTGAATGAATAT GAACCTGGTTCTGGAAATGTAAGTCAAAAATCTGATGAAGATGACTTTGTGAAAGTTGAAGACTTGCCCCTCAAACTTGCTGTGTATTCAGAG GCAGAtataatgaagaaaatggaaacagaGGCCCAAACCAAGAGTTTGTCTGATGAATTACTGGATGGAGATGGAGCTCAAGATCAAGAATTAGTAGGAGATGCCCAAACATTGAAAGAAcctg aaatttttGGAGCTCAAAATGCGTAA